Sequence from the Rhodocyclaceae bacterium genome:
GCCGTAGCGCTGTGCCGTGGCATCGTCGTCGGCGACGAAGACGCACTTGGCGACGCTCCAGTCGGCCGGGTCGGCCACCACGCCGATGTTCTTCTTGCCCTGCACGTAGCTGTCCCAGTGCGTCTTCACCCACTGCGGCAGCAGGAAGTTCGCCGAGATCGGCTTCCAGCCGCGCTCGGCCATCGCGACCACGCCCTTGGAGAACGGCGCCACCACGGTGCCGACGATCGGCGGATGCGGCTGCTGGTAGGGCTTGAGCATGATGCCGGTGCCGATCTCGGCGATCATCGTCTTCTCGGTGGTGACTTCCCAGAACTGGCCCTTGAGGTTGTACGGCGCCTCTCCGGCCCAGATGTCGAGCACCATGTTGATGCCTTCGACGAACATCGCCATGCGGTCGCGGCCGTAGTTGCCGAAGGCCTCGGCATCCGACATCAGGCCGCCGGGGCTGATGCCCATGATGAACCGACCTTCCAGGATGTTGTCGAGCATGGCCGCCTGCGAGGCGACGTGGGCCGGATGGCTGTTGGGCAGATTGATCGTGCCGGTGCCGAGCTTGATGTGTTTGGTGTCGTGGGCGAGGCTGGCGAGGAACATCATGCACGAGGTCACCGTCTCGGCGGCGTCGGTCACGTGCTCGCCGACGAAGGCTTCCGAGTAGCCGAGACGATCGGCCAGGATGATCGCCTCGCGGTCTTCCTTGAGCGACAGCGGCCACGGCTTGCCCACGGGGTGCAGCGGCATCATGAAGGTGGACAGTTTCATGCAGGTCTCCGTATGCGGATGTCTGTTGCGGATGGAAGTGGATCGAGGCGCGCCGCGCGCTCAGGCTGCCAACTGTATGGCGGTGCAGTAGCGGCCCTGGCTGTAGATCAGCGGCTCGCCTTCGCCGTAATGGGCGGCGAGCACGCGGCCGATCACGATCCGGTGGTCGCCGCAGGTGACCGTATCCTCGACGCGGCATTCGAACGTCGCGAGGCTGCCGGACAGCAGAGGTACGCCATCGAGCCCGTCCTCGATCGCAACGCCGGTGAACTTGTCGTCCGACGGGCGGCAGAAACGCTGCGACACCTCGTGCTGCGCGGTCGCGAGTACGTTGACCGCGAACGCGCAGCCCTTGCCGAACGCGGGCTCGGACGGCGAGCCGGCCCGCAGGTTCCAGAGGATCATCGCCGGCTCGAGCGACAGCGACGTGAACGAATTCACGGTCAGACCGGTACGCCGGCCATCGGGCAGCAACGCGGTGATCACGGTGACGCCGGTGGCGAAGCGGCCGAATGCGTCCCGGAGCTTGCGCTGGGATGCGATATCGCCGGTGGCGTCGCGGCTTAGGTCCAGGCGGGTCATCGGGGCTCCACGGTGAGGGCGAACAGGATCTTTCGACGGCGCACTGTAGCGATCGATTCGCATTACGCCAAATGATGATTCATAATCATGAGCATCCGTTTTCGTTATTCTTCGTACTTCCCAAGATCGCCCGCCTCGACACGGGAACCGTGCCCTCCCTGACTGCCATCCGCCTGTTCACCGCCGCGTACGAAGAGCGTTCGTTCTCGCGCGCCGCCGCGCGGGAGCACACCACCCAGCCAGCCGTATCTCAGCGGGTGCGTGCACTGGAGGACGAACTCGGGGTACGCCTGCTGGAGCGTTCGCCCTCGCAGGTCACGCCGACGGCGGCCGGCGACGCGTACTACCGGCGGGCGATCGACCTGCTGGCCACGCTGGAACAGGCCGGCCGCGATGCGCGAACCGTGGGCAGCGCGCTGTCCGGCGAGGTCCGGGTCGGGCTGATGCCCTCCCTCACCCGGTGCTGCCTCGCACCTGCGCTGGCCGCCTTCGGGCAGCGCCATCCGCAGGTCACGCTGAAGGTAACCGAAGCCTACAGCGGCGTGCTCACAGACCTGCTGCGCGCGGGCGAACTCGACTTCGCGATCGTTCCGGCATTCGACGCACCGGTCGGGATCCGCAGCCGCTTCCTCGCGCGTACGCCGGAACTGCTCGTGTCGCGTCCCGACGGGCGCTGGCCGGCCGGCGAACCGGTCGATGCAGCCCGGCTGCTCGAACTGCGGCTGATGGTACCTGCGCCGTTGAACACCCGCCGCCAGCGCATCGAGAGCTGGCTGGCTTCCAACGGTGCGACGGTCGCGCAGCGCCTGGAACTCGATTCGATGTACGGCACACTCGACATGATCGGCCGCAGCGACTGGGTCGCCATCCTGCCAGGCGCGATGCTCACGCCCGAGATCGCCGACGGCTCGCTGGCGGTCTGCCCGCTTCAGGCCCCGCCGTTCACGCTGGACCTGGTGGTGATCGAGGCGGCGCGGCGGCCTCCCCCGGCGGCAGCCGAGGCATTCCTGGCGGAACTGGCCGCACGCATCGAACCGCCGCCGCCCGGCACCACGCAGCCCTGGCACCAGGGCACGGGGCCGGCGGCGCCTTGATCGCTCAGTCGGCCGTGATCTTCGCCTCGCGGATGGCGCGGCCGAAGCGCTCGTTCTCGTCACGCACGAAAGCCATGAAATCGTCGAGCGACTTGCTCACCACGACTTCCGCGCCGCCTTCGTTGAGCCGCCTCTTGACGTCCGGATGGGCCATCACCTTCTGCAACGCCTCGAACAGACGATTGACCACAGGCCTGGGAGTGCCGGCGGGCACGAATACGCCCTGCCAGGAACCGGTGCGCATGCTCTTGAATCCCACCTCGGCCATCGTCGGCACATCCGGGACGCCGGCATTGCGGGCGGGCGCGACGATACCCAGCATCCTGAGCTTGCCCGCCTTGACAAAGGACATCGCAGAGGACAGCGTCACGAACCCGAGCTGCGTCTCGCCCTGGATCAACGACGTGACGGCCGGCCCGGCACCGCCCTTGTAGGGAATGTGCGTCATCGTGATGCCGGCCGCACGCATCAGGATCTCCATCTCGATGCGATTGGCACTGCCCGGACCGGGCGATGCGAAATTGAGCTTGTTCGGATTGGCCTTGGCGAACGCGATCAGATCCGGCACGCTGGCGACCTGCAGCGACGGGTTCGCCACCAGCGCGCCCGGCACGTCGACCACCTGCGTGACCGGGATGAAATGCTTCGTCGGCTTGAACGGGAAATCGGGATACAGGCTCGGGTTGATCGCCATCGTGCCGACGTTGCCGAGCAGCAGGGTGAAGCCGTCCGGCGAAGCCCGCCCAGCCACCTCGACGCCGATGTTGCCGGCCGCACCTGCGCGATTGTCGAGCAGTACCTGTGTGCCCAGTTCCTCGGCCAACCTGGGCTGCAGGATGCGGCCGACGAAGTCCGAGGCGCCGCCGGGGGCGAACGGGACGAGAATCCGCACCGGTCGCTTGGAAAAATCGACCGGCTGGGCAATGGCGGACTGGGCTGCGAAGGGCAGCAGGGCGGCAGATGCCGCGATGAGCAGCGTCGAGCGGTTCATGGATCGTCCTCCGTGGTGTCGATCGCCCTGCCGGCCTGCCCGGCAGGGCCTGGGTGCTACTCGGCGACCTTGATGTTGTTCTCTCGGATCACCTTCGCCCACTTCGCGGTCTCGGCGCGCACGAACGCGGTATAGGCCTCGGGCGACTTGCTGGGCGCGACCTGCATCAGCAGCTTGCCGAGCGAGTCGCGCAGTTCCGCCGTCGAAAGCACCTTCAACGTGTCGTTGAAGATGCGGTCGAGGATCGGCCGGGGCAGCGCGGCCGGGCCGAACAGCCCGTTCCAGGCATTGGTACCCTGGCCGGCGAAGCCCTGCTCGGCCATCGTCGGCACGTTCGGCAGTTCAGGCAGCCGCTGCGGCGCAGTGGTGGCCAGTGCCTTCAATCGACCGGCGCGCAGGTGCTCGATGGTCGAACCCAGGTTGAGGAAGGCCACCTGCGTCTCGTTGCCCATCAGCGAAGGCACCATCTGCCCGGCACCGCCCTTGTAGGGGATGTGCGTGACCTGCATCCCGGTGACCCGGGCGAACAGCACCATGTCGAGGTGCGGATAGCTGCCGATGCCGGCCGATGCATAGTTCAGCTTGTTCGGATTCTTCCGCGCGTACTCGACCAGCTGCTTCACGTCGGCCACCGGCAGGCCGGGATGCGCCGCGACGACATGGGGAATCTCGATCAGGTTCGTGATGCCCACCAGGTCGCGCGAAGGACGCGACTTGCCGAGCACCTGCTCGAAGGTGGTTTCGTTGATCGCGTTGGTGGTGACATTGCCGACGAACAGGGTGTAACCGTCGGGCACCGCCTTCATGGTCGCCTCGAGCGCGATATTGCCCGAGGCCCCCGCGCGGTTGTCGATGATCACCGGCTGCCCCCACAGTTCGCCCAGCCTCGAGGCGACCTGGCGGGCGACGATGTCGGTGGCGCCGCCGGGCGAGAACGGCACCAGCATCCGGACCGGACGCGACGGGAAGTTGTCGGCTGCCGCGGCAGCCCCGGACAGGGCCGGCGCCAGCGCGATCGCAGTGGCGATCGAAACGATCAGACGGGACATGCATTCCTCCTGGGGTAGGTCTGCCTCGCCCGCCCGGCGTTCGAACGCGCCGGATAGGGCATGGCTGGGATCGCGCCGAAGCGCCTGTAAAGCCTAAGAGCGGATGTCGCCGGCGCTGATCGGCAGCGGTACCGGCCGGCGCAGGCGTGCCGACAGGTCGATCGCCTTGGTCAGCATCAGCCGGTTGTGGCCTTCAGCCGCGGTGGCATGCTGGGTCTTGAGGCCGAGCGACACGCGATTGAGCCAGTCGACCGTCTCCTCGCGCATCGGGCCGCGCAGCTCGCCCAGCGCCATGTCGCCGACCGGATAGCTGGTCAGGAAGTCGACATGCCGGCGCTTGTCAGGGGCATAGCCCTCGCCCTGGATCAGGTTGGTCGCCAGCACGATGTCGCGGTGGGTGTCGTCGATGGTCAGCACGCCCTCGGTGCCGACGATGCCGACCTCGAGGCTGTACACCGCGCCTGGCCAGACTTCCGGCAGGCCCCAGCTCAGCACGCCGCTGTACACCGTGTCATCGGAGAAGGTGATGGTGTAGGCAGTGCCGTCGATGCCGTCGCAGATCGGCTTGAGCGCCTTGTTCACCGAGCGGGCATAGACCTCGACCGCGGTCTTCGCCTCGAGCATCCACATGCACATGTCGAGTGCATGGGTGCCCGAGATCACCATCGGCGAGATCTCCGAAGGATTGTCGGTGCGCTTGTAGTTGTCGAGCGCGACCAGCCGGTTCATGAAGCCGCGCGAGGTGACCATGGTGACCTCGCCCAACGCGCCGGTGCGCACCTTTTCCTTGGTCACCAGCCAGCGCCGGCGGAATCGCTGGGTATAGCCGACCACCGCGTCGAGCTTCGCCTCGATGATCGCCTTGAGCACCATCTCGGATTCTTCGAGGTCGGTGGCCAGTGGTTTCTCGATCATCAACGAGATCCCGCGCTCGCAGGCGCCGAGGATCGGATCGACATGCAGGTGCTCGTCGGTGGAGATCACCGCCGCGGTGACCTCGGGGCGGCGCAGCAGTTCCTTGTAGTCGGTGGTGACGAAGTCGGCGCCGATCTGCTCGGCGACCAGCTTGCCACGCGCCGGATCCTTCTCGGCGATGCCGATCCATTCGACCGACGGATGGCGGCTCGCCACCGCGCCGCGGATCAGGCCGACCCGGCCCGCGCCGACGATGGCCAGGCCGATACCCTTCGCGTTCCTGTTCATGGTGCTCCTCCGGTGATGTCGGCAGGGGCTCTGCAGGCCCCTGCGCTGTTCGCTTCAGTTCAGCGGCGTGACTCCGGCAGCGGCAGGCTCACCGGCTCATGGCGCTCGGCCGAGATGTCTGCCGCGACATAGACTTCCATCACCTGCCGCGCCTGCTCGGCCGTGACCAGCACCGGCTTGTCCAGCGCGCAGGCCTCGATGAAGTGGTCGGTCTCGGGTGCCATCGCGCCAGCATAGGTGTGCTCGACATACTCGCCGGGCATCGTCGACATCGGGTGCACGATACCGTTCTTGACGGTGGACAGCTGGGTGTCGCGGTGCGTGTCGTCGATGATCAGTGCGCCTTCGGTGCCGATCAGCTCGATCCAGGTCGAGGAGAAGTTCGGGTAGGCCGGGGGCAGGCTCCAGCCGCCGCCGACCATCACCGAGACACCACTGTCCATCGTCACCATGATGTACTGGGTGTCGGGGACGTCGGCGCCGCTCATGTCGCGCATCGCGCCATAGTTGTTCTGCGAATACACGCGGATCGGCTTGGCCGGCGCCAGGCACCAGAGCAGGAAGTCGAGGTCGTGCGTCGACTCCATCGCCGCGGGCGAGAGCTTGCTGCGGCCGGTGATCTTCTTGCCCAGGCTGCGGCCGATGTGGCGGCTGACCAGCGCGCTGACCGGTCGGCCCAGCGTGCCGTCGGTGGCGCACTTGTGCACGTAGGCATACTTCGGGTTGAAGCGCTGCGAGTAGCCGATGGTGAACTTGACGCCGTTGCGGCGGGCGATGGCTATGAGTTCGTCGGCCTCGTGGATCTCGATCGAGATCGGCTTTTCGAGGAACACGTGCTTGCCGCGCGACAGGCAGTCTTTCGCCATCGGGTAGTGCAGGTGCTCGGGCGTGGCCGAAATCATGTACGCGTCGATCGCGTCGTTCTTGAGCATGTCCTGCCAGTCGGTAGTCGCCGACGTCGCGTTGCACTTCTGGGCCATATCGGCCAGCCGGTCGGGGCGGATCTCGCACAGGTGCAGTTCGTTCACCAGCGGATGGCGCGCGCTCGCCTCGGCACGGATGCCGCCGCACCAGCCCACGCCGATGATGCCTACATTGATTTCCCGGGCCACGATGTTCTCCAGTCGATTCGTTCGGTGACCGGGATGGTACCGACCCCCCCACATCTCGGGCAAATGTCGAATGCGCATCCGTGCCATGCCAGGACGGCATTGCAGCCGCCGCCCGTTCCCCGGGGCGCTTGAGCCGCGCTTGCAGCCGGCGCGGCGCCGGACGTGCGGCGCATACCGGATCCGTATCGCGCCGGCCTGCCGGAATCGGCTATCCTCCGGCTCCATGGATCTGCGCAGCATCCGCTATTTCGTGCACATCGCCGACGCCGGCAGCATCACACGCGCGGCGGGCCAGCTCGGCATCGCACAGCCGGCATTGACGCGCCATGTACAAGGCATGGAGGCCGAACTGGGCGCGCCCCTGCTCGAACGACTGCCGCGCGGGGTGCGCCTGACGACTGCCGGCCGCAAGTTCCTCGAACATGCGCGGCGCGTCGTGCGCGAGATCGACCGTGCACAGGCTGAACTGGCGCATTCTGCACAGCCGGCCGGCGGACGGGTCATCCTCGGCGTTTCACCGACCACCGCCGCCTGGCTGGTACCCGGTTGCGTAGAGCGCTGCCGGCGGCAGGCGCCGGAGCTGTCGATCAAGGTCATCGAGGGTTTCAGCCCGCAGCTCGCCGATGCGCTCGGCGCGGGCCGCGTCGATGTCGCGCTGCTTACCAATCCGCAGCCGGCGCGCGCCTTGCGCTACACGCCGCTGCTCTCAGAACCGATCGTGGTCGTCGGCCCGCGCGGCGCAGCCCCTGCGCGGCCGTTCTTCACGCTGGCGGAACTGTCGCGTACGCCGGTGCTGATCACCGACGGCATCCGCAGCGCCCTCGAAGAGCAACTGGCCCGCGCCGGTGCCCGGCTCAACGTCGAGGTCGAGATCGATTCCATCGAGGCGATCCGCGCTCTGCTCCTGCGCGGGTCGACCCATGCGCTGATGCCGGTGTCGACCTTCCACGACGACATCGCGAGCGGCCGGCTCTCGGCCTGGCAGATCACCGATGCCAGCCTTCATCGCATGCTGGTGCTCGCGCAGCCCGTGCAACCGGCGCAGCCGGCCGCGACCGAAGCCGTCGCACAGATCGTCACGGCCGAGATCGAGAGCCTGTTCGAACGCGGCATCTTTGCGCTGCCGGTGCCGCCCGGTCCCGGGCCGCGCCGCCTGCCCGGCCCCATCCCCGTCACACCCGACGTGACTGCAGTCCAGACACGATCCCAACTGAGGAAGTCCGCATGAAGAAAGTAGACCTGCACAGCCACGTGCTGCCCGACACCGTGCTCGACCTGATGGAGAAGGCGAGCGACGCCGACCTCTACAAGGCGAAGATCATCCGCAAGGACGGCAAGCGCTTCTACTCGCGCGGCAAGAACCAGTTCGAACTCGATCCCGAGTACTACAGCGGCGAAGGCAAGGTCGCCAAGATGGACCGGATGAAGATCGACATCTCGTACATCTCGACCGGCCCGCAGGCCTTCTGCTACTGGCAGAAAGAAGAAGACGCAGTGAAGACCGCGCGCGCTGTGAACGAGGGCATCGCGAAGATGGTCGCCGAGCGCCCCGACCGCCTGCGTGGCATGGCCAGCGTGCCGATGCAGCATCCCGACCTGGCGATCGCCGAGCTCGAGCATGCGGTAAAGACCTATGGCTTCAAGGGCGTGGAGATCGCCACGTCGATCGTCGGCGAGGAGCTGGCCGCGAAGAAGTTCCGGCCTTTCCTCAAGCGCTGCCAGGACCTGAAGGTCTCGGTGTTCACCCACCCCGAGAACATCGGTGCCACCGGCCGCCTCGATTGCTACTACATGACCAACCTGATCGGCAATCCGCTCGACACCACGATCATGGTCGCCAACCTGATGTTCAGCGGCGCGCTCGACGAACTGAAGGAACTGAAGTTCCTGCTGCCGCATGCCGGTGGCTTCACCGTCGCCGACATCGGCCGCTTCCAGTGGGGCCATGGCTGCAGGCCGGACACCGCGATCGACTGCAAGACCCCGCCGATGGAACTGCTGCGCCGGTTCTGGTTCGACGCGCTGGCACACAACCCGAAGGCGGTGCGTTTCCTGATCGAGCAGGTCGGCGCGGACCGCGTGGTGGTCGGCACGGACGATCCTTTCGACATGGGCGACATGACCCCGATCGACAACATCGAGAAGGTGCCCGGCCTGACCGATGCGGAGCGCGAGCGGATCTACTGGAAGAACGCGGAAGCGTTCATGGGCGGTCCGGTCTGACCGGGCGCGGCGCAAGAGCATGGAGACGACAGGCAGGACCTGCGCGGCCGCACTGCTGGCGACCGCCCTCCTGTGCGCGGCACTCGATGCCGCTGCACAGGGGGCGCCGGAGCCGCTGGTACCGGAGGTCGCGCGCATCACGCTGCCGGGCGAAACGACCATGGTGGCCCACGTGTTCCGGCCGCCGGGCGAGGGTCCGTTTCCAGTACTGGTCTTTTCGCACGGGCGCGCAGGCTCAGACTTCGAGCGCCGCTCGCTCGTGAACCCCGTGCTGCACGGCCATGCGCGCCTGTGGATGGGGCGCGGCTATGCGGTGGTGGCACCGATCCGCCCCGGATACGGGGTCACCGGTGGGCCTGACCGGGAGGACTCCGGTGCGCGCTACAACGAGTGGGGCGCCTGCGTCACCCGCCCGGAACCGCAGCGTACGGCCGGGCCTGCTGCGGAAACGATCGCATCGGCGGTGGCATGGGTGCGCACCCAGCCATGGGCGCGATCCGATCGCATCCTGCTGTCGGGCAACTCGGTCGGCGGCCTCGCGACGATGGCTGCCTGCTCGGCCAACCTGCCAGGGGTGATCGGCTGCATCAACTTCGCCGGGGGTTCCGGCGGCGCTCCGGCCTCTAACGGCCGGATGTGCCAGCCGGAGCGCATCGAGTCGCTGATGGCCGGATGGGGACAGGCCAACCGCCTGCCCAGCATCTGGTTCTACGCACCCAACGACCTGTACTGGGGCGCGGAAGCGCCCATGCGCTGGCACGCAGCCTTCGCAGCGGGCGGCAGCCCGGCGCGCTTCGTCGGCACTGCACCCGTGCCAGCGCCCGACGGCCACGACCTGCTGCGCGTGGGCGGAAAACTGTGGTCAGTTCCGCTGCAGGCCTGGCTGGTCGAACACGGGTTCTGAAGCAGCAGCGTCAGCAGCAGCGTCAGCAGCGGCGTCAGCGGCGCCGGACGCGGATGACGCCCTTGACGTCGCCGATCGTCCCGAGCAGCCGCTGCACCTGGGCCACGTCCAGCACTTCCACCGTGAACATCATGTGCGCGGTGTCGCTGCGCGAAGCAGTCTGGGTAGCGGTGACGTTGACCTTCTCGCGCGACAGCAGCTCGGAAATGTCGCGCAGCAACCCCTGCCGGTCGTGCGCAAGCACCTCGAGGTCGACTGCGAAACGCTCGCCACCGGCCTGACCCCAGCCCGATTCGATCATGCGCTCCTGCGGCATGCGCGCAACGTTCGGGCAG
This genomic interval carries:
- a CDS encoding Gfo/Idh/MocA family oxidoreductase — its product is MNRNAKGIGLAIVGAGRVGLIRGAVASRHPSVEWIGIAEKDPARGKLVAEQIGADFVTTDYKELLRRPEVTAAVISTDEHLHVDPILGACERGISLMIEKPLATDLEESEMVLKAIIEAKLDAVVGYTQRFRRRWLVTKEKVRTGALGEVTMVTSRGFMNRLVALDNYKRTDNPSEISPMVISGTHALDMCMWMLEAKTAVEVYARSVNKALKPICDGIDGTAYTITFSDDTVYSGVLSWGLPEVWPGAVYSLEVGIVGTEGVLTIDDTHRDIVLATNLIQGEGYAPDKRRHVDFLTSYPVGDMALGELRGPMREETVDWLNRVSLGLKTQHATAAEGHNRLMLTKAIDLSARLRRPVPLPISAGDIRS
- a CDS encoding LysR family transcriptional regulator codes for the protein MDLRSIRYFVHIADAGSITRAAGQLGIAQPALTRHVQGMEAELGAPLLERLPRGVRLTTAGRKFLEHARRVVREIDRAQAELAHSAQPAGGRVILGVSPTTAAWLVPGCVERCRRQAPELSIKVIEGFSPQLADALGAGRVDVALLTNPQPARALRYTPLLSEPIVVVGPRGAAPARPFFTLAELSRTPVLITDGIRSALEEQLARAGARLNVEVEIDSIEAIRALLLRGSTHALMPVSTFHDDIASGRLSAWQITDASLHRMLVLAQPVQPAQPAATEAVAQIVTAEIESLFERGIFALPVPPGPGPRRLPGPIPVTPDVTAVQTRSQLRKSA
- a CDS encoding tripartite tricarboxylate transporter substrate binding protein, which produces MNRSTLLIAASAALLPFAAQSAIAQPVDFSKRPVRILVPFAPGGASDFVGRILQPRLAEELGTQVLLDNRAGAAGNIGVEVAGRASPDGFTLLLGNVGTMAINPSLYPDFPFKPTKHFIPVTQVVDVPGALVANPSLQVASVPDLIAFAKANPNKLNFASPGPGSANRIEMEILMRAAGITMTHIPYKGGAGPAVTSLIQGETQLGFVTLSSAMSFVKAGKLRMLGIVAPARNAGVPDVPTMAEVGFKSMRTGSWQGVFVPAGTPRPVVNRLFEALQKVMAHPDVKRRLNEGGAEVVVSKSLDDFMAFVRDENERFGRAIREAKITAD
- a CDS encoding Gfo/Idh/MocA family oxidoreductase, translating into MWGGRYHPGHRTNRLENIVAREINVGIIGVGWCGGIRAEASARHPLVNELHLCEIRPDRLADMAQKCNATSATTDWQDMLKNDAIDAYMISATPEHLHYPMAKDCLSRGKHVFLEKPISIEIHEADELIAIARRNGVKFTIGYSQRFNPKYAYVHKCATDGTLGRPVSALVSRHIGRSLGKKITGRSKLSPAAMESTHDLDFLLWCLAPAKPIRVYSQNNYGAMRDMSGADVPDTQYIMVTMDSGVSVMVGGGWSLPPAYPNFSSTWIELIGTEGALIIDDTHRDTQLSTVKNGIVHPMSTMPGEYVEHTYAGAMAPETDHFIEACALDKPVLVTAEQARQVMEVYVAADISAERHEPVSLPLPESRR
- a CDS encoding LLM class flavin-dependent oxidoreductase, encoding MKLSTFMMPLHPVGKPWPLSLKEDREAIILADRLGYSEAFVGEHVTDAAETVTSCMMFLASLAHDTKHIKLGTGTINLPNSHPAHVASQAAMLDNILEGRFIMGISPGGLMSDAEAFGNYGRDRMAMFVEGINMVLDIWAGEAPYNLKGQFWEVTTEKTMIAEIGTGIMLKPYQQPHPPIVGTVVAPFSKGVVAMAERGWKPISANFLLPQWVKTHWDSYVQGKKNIGVVADPADWSVAKCVFVADDDATAQRYGYGEDGPYHHYFKQLIRKLVGFGNRGNLFKADQSMPDEMITADYVNRKLTIAGTVDSVVDQILAFREEVGDFGTLVYASLDWKDPALGKRSMELMAEKVMPAVNAAIASGKTARAA
- a CDS encoding amidohydrolase, producing the protein MKKVDLHSHVLPDTVLDLMEKASDADLYKAKIIRKDGKRFYSRGKNQFELDPEYYSGEGKVAKMDRMKIDISYISTGPQAFCYWQKEEDAVKTARAVNEGIAKMVAERPDRLRGMASVPMQHPDLAIAELEHAVKTYGFKGVEIATSIVGEELAAKKFRPFLKRCQDLKVSVFTHPENIGATGRLDCYYMTNLIGNPLDTTIMVANLMFSGALDELKELKFLLPHAGGFTVADIGRFQWGHGCRPDTAIDCKTPPMELLRRFWFDALAHNPKAVRFLIEQVGADRVVVGTDDPFDMGDMTPIDNIEKVPGLTDAERERIYWKNAEAFMGGPV
- a CDS encoding tripartite tricarboxylate transporter substrate binding protein, with amino-acid sequence MSRLIVSIATAIALAPALSGAAAAADNFPSRPVRMLVPFSPGGATDIVARQVASRLGELWGQPVIIDNRAGASGNIALEATMKAVPDGYTLFVGNVTTNAINETTFEQVLGKSRPSRDLVGITNLIEIPHVVAAHPGLPVADVKQLVEYARKNPNKLNYASAGIGSYPHLDMVLFARVTGMQVTHIPYKGGAGQMVPSLMGNETQVAFLNLGSTIEHLRAGRLKALATTAPQRLPELPNVPTMAEQGFAGQGTNAWNGLFGPAALPRPILDRIFNDTLKVLSTAELRDSLGKLLMQVAPSKSPEAYTAFVRAETAKWAKVIRENNIKVAE
- a CDS encoding flavin reductase family protein, whose product is MTRLDLSRDATGDIASQRKLRDAFGRFATGVTVITALLPDGRRTGLTVNSFTSLSLEPAMILWNLRAGSPSEPAFGKGCAFAVNVLATAQHEVSQRFCRPSDDKFTGVAIEDGLDGVPLLSGSLATFECRVEDTVTCGDHRIVIGRVLAAHYGEGEPLIYSQGRYCTAIQLAA
- a CDS encoding LysR family transcriptional regulator codes for the protein MPSLTAIRLFTAAYEERSFSRAAAREHTTQPAVSQRVRALEDELGVRLLERSPSQVTPTAAGDAYYRRAIDLLATLEQAGRDARTVGSALSGEVRVGLMPSLTRCCLAPALAAFGQRHPQVTLKVTEAYSGVLTDLLRAGELDFAIVPAFDAPVGIRSRFLARTPELLVSRPDGRWPAGEPVDAARLLELRLMVPAPLNTRRQRIESWLASNGATVAQRLELDSMYGTLDMIGRSDWVAILPGAMLTPEIADGSLAVCPLQAPPFTLDLVVIEAARRPPPAAAEAFLAELAARIEPPPPGTTQPWHQGTGPAAP
- a CDS encoding dipeptidyl aminopeptidase; the protein is METTGRTCAAALLATALLCAALDAAAQGAPEPLVPEVARITLPGETTMVAHVFRPPGEGPFPVLVFSHGRAGSDFERRSLVNPVLHGHARLWMGRGYAVVAPIRPGYGVTGGPDREDSGARYNEWGACVTRPEPQRTAGPAAETIASAVAWVRTQPWARSDRILLSGNSVGGLATMAACSANLPGVIGCINFAGGSGGAPASNGRMCQPERIESLMAGWGQANRLPSIWFYAPNDLYWGAEAPMRWHAAFAAGGSPARFVGTAPVPAPDGHDLLRVGGKLWSVPLQAWLVEHGF